A DNA window from Pseudomonas wuhanensis contains the following coding sequences:
- a CDS encoding methionine ABC transporter permease, producing MWFDRLLQGFIDTFLMVGVSSLIALLAGIPLAVILVTSTKGGIYEAPALNRALGAFVNLFRSIPFLILMVALIPFTRLIVGTTYGVWAAVVPLTIAATPFFARIAEVSLREVDHGLIEAAQAMGCRRWHIVWHVLLPEALPGIVGGFTITLVTMINSSAMAGAIGAGGLGDIAYRYGYQRFDSQIMLTVIVLLVVLVAVIQLGGDRLARGLNKR from the coding sequence ATGTGGTTTGATCGGTTGCTTCAGGGTTTTATCGACACCTTTTTGATGGTGGGTGTGTCGTCGCTGATTGCGTTGTTGGCGGGCATTCCGCTGGCGGTGATTCTGGTCACCAGCACCAAGGGCGGGATCTACGAAGCACCGGCGCTGAACCGCGCATTGGGCGCGTTCGTGAATCTGTTTCGCTCGATTCCGTTTTTGATTTTGATGGTGGCGTTGATTCCGTTCACGCGGCTGATCGTTGGCACTACTTATGGTGTTTGGGCTGCCGTGGTGCCGCTGACCATTGCGGCCACGCCGTTCTTCGCACGCATTGCCGAGGTCAGTTTGCGCGAGGTCGACCATGGGTTGATCGAAGCGGCGCAGGCGATGGGCTGCCGACGCTGGCATATCGTCTGGCATGTGCTGCTGCCCGAAGCGCTGCCGGGGATTGTCGGTGGCTTCACCATTACCTTGGTGACCATGATCAACTCCTCGGCCATGGCCGGGGCGATTGGCGCTGGTGGGTTGGGCGACATTGCTTATCGGTATGGGTATCAGCGCTTTGACAGCCAGATCATGTTGACGGTGATTGTGTTGCTGGTGGTGTTGGTGGCGGTGATTCAGTTGGGTGGGGATCGGTTGGCTCGGGGCCTCAACAAGCGCTAA
- a CDS encoding transporter substrate-binding domain-containing protein, which yields MKTAKSSLLLLPLFGLALLAGCNKTEEPTKPKVASVSTAPVGYLEKIKARDKLIVGVFTDKPPFGFVDEAGRYVGFDTDIGRQFAKDLLGDENKVEFVAVEPASRIPFLQSDKVDLILANMTVTPERKEAVDFTNPNLKVAVQALVPLASSVKSLDDLATRTTIVTTGTTADIWLTKNHPDWKLLKFEKNSESLQALANGRGDAYAQDNLVLFSWAKQNPGYRVLEDKLGAEAPIAPAVKKGNIELRDWVNVELAKLGEEKYLLKLYDQYVRKELSDDTKPESVIVEGGKWQG from the coding sequence ATGAAAACTGCCAAGTCTTCTCTGCTGTTACTCCCGCTGTTCGGCCTGGCGCTGCTGGCCGGCTGCAACAAAACCGAAGAACCGACGAAGCCGAAAGTCGCCAGCGTCAGCACCGCACCGGTCGGGTATCTGGAAAAAATCAAAGCCCGGGACAAGCTGATCGTCGGCGTCTTCACCGACAAACCGCCGTTCGGTTTTGTCGATGAGGCCGGGCGCTACGTGGGGTTCGATACCGACATCGGTCGCCAATTCGCCAAGGATCTGTTGGGCGATGAGAACAAGGTCGAGTTCGTGGCGGTGGAGCCGGCGAGCCGGATTCCGTTCCTGCAAAGCGACAAGGTCGACCTGATCCTGGCCAACATGACCGTCACTCCGGAGCGCAAGGAAGCCGTGGACTTCACCAATCCGAATCTCAAGGTTGCGGTGCAGGCACTGGTGCCGCTGGCGAGTTCAGTGAAGAGCCTCGATGACCTTGCGACCCGCACGACTATCGTGACCACGGGCACCACGGCGGATATCTGGCTGACCAAGAATCATCCGGACTGGAAACTGCTCAAGTTCGAGAAAAACTCCGAGTCTTTGCAAGCCCTGGCCAATGGTCGTGGCGACGCTTATGCGCAGGACAATCTGGTGTTGTTCAGTTGGGCCAAGCAGAACCCGGGTTACCGCGTGCTGGAGGACAAACTGGGTGCTGAAGCGCCAATTGCGCCGGCAGTGAAGAAGGGCAATATCGAACTGCGCGACTGGGTGAATGTGGAGTTGGCGAAGTTGGGTGAGGAGAAGTACCTGCTCAAGCTGTATGACCAATATGTGCGTAAAGAGCTGAGCGATGACACCAAGCCGGAGAGCGTGATTGTCGAGGGTGGGAAGTGGCAGGGGTGA
- a CDS encoding amino acid ABC transporter ATP-binding protein has protein sequence MNALIEFKGFNKFFGEQQVLDGIDLKVKPGEVIVILGPSGCGKSTLLRCLNGLEIAHSGSLNFAGRELLDKGTDWREVRQQIGMVFQSYHLFPHMSVLDNLLLGPLKVQKRERREARAQAEALLERVGLLDKRDAFPRQLSGGQQQRIAIVRSLCMNPKVMLFDEVTAALDPEMVKEVLEVIQGLAREGMTLLIVTHEMAFARAVADRIVFMDAGRILEQNPPEIFFTNPQTARAQQFLEKFSYVAALPKTTQTKELELP, from the coding sequence ATGAATGCATTGATCGAGTTCAAGGGTTTCAACAAGTTTTTCGGCGAACAGCAGGTGCTCGACGGCATTGATCTGAAGGTAAAGCCTGGCGAAGTGATCGTCATCCTCGGCCCCAGCGGCTGTGGCAAAAGCACTTTGCTGCGTTGCCTCAACGGCCTGGAAATCGCTCACAGCGGCAGCTTGAATTTTGCCGGGCGCGAGTTGCTGGACAAGGGCACCGACTGGCGCGAAGTGCGTCAGCAGATCGGCATGGTGTTCCAGAGCTACCACCTGTTCCCGCACATGAGCGTGCTCGACAACCTGTTGCTCGGCCCGCTCAAGGTGCAAAAACGCGAACGCCGTGAGGCCCGCGCTCAGGCGGAGGCTTTGCTGGAGCGTGTGGGGCTTTTGGACAAGCGCGACGCCTTCCCGCGTCAGCTCTCCGGCGGCCAGCAGCAACGCATCGCCATCGTCCGTTCGCTGTGCATGAACCCCAAGGTCATGCTCTTCGACGAAGTCACCGCCGCCCTCGATCCGGAAATGGTCAAGGAAGTGCTCGAGGTGATTCAGGGCCTGGCCCGCGAAGGCATGACGCTGCTGATCGTCACCCACGAAATGGCCTTCGCCCGCGCCGTGGCCGATCGCATTGTGTTCATGGATGCCGGGCGCATCCTTGAGCAAAACCCACCCGAGATTTTCTTTACGAACCCGCAAACCGCACGAGCGCAGCAGTTCCTGGAGAAGTTCTCCTACGTCGCCGCACTACCCAAAACGACTCAAACAAAGGAACTGGAACTGCCATGA
- a CDS encoding class I SAM-dependent methyltransferase, which translates to MKQTPADLEQITSTTLGHYNAVAEDFREGTRDHDVSQNIDALLRHIQGEAPFTLLDFGCGPGRDLKTFTRLGHIAVGLDGSEKLAQMAREDSGCEVWQQDFLKLDLPAERFDGIFANAVLFHIPSQELPRVLKQLREALKPGGVLFSSNPRGENQEGWNGPRYGAYYDLQAWQELLTEAGFVELEHYYRPAGLPREQQPWLASVWRKPV; encoded by the coding sequence ATGAAACAGACTCCCGCCGATCTGGAGCAGATCACCTCCACCACGTTGGGCCATTACAACGCGGTGGCTGAAGACTTCCGTGAAGGTACTCGCGATCACGATGTCAGCCAGAACATCGATGCCCTGCTGCGACATATTCAGGGTGAGGCGCCGTTCACCCTTCTCGACTTTGGCTGCGGCCCTGGCCGTGACCTGAAAACCTTCACGCGCCTAGGCCACATCGCAGTCGGCCTCGACGGTTCGGAAAAGCTTGCGCAGATGGCGCGCGAAGACAGTGGTTGCGAAGTCTGGCAGCAGGATTTTCTGAAACTCGATTTGCCGGCCGAGCGGTTTGACGGGATTTTTGCCAATGCGGTGCTGTTCCACATCCCGAGTCAGGAGTTACCGCGAGTATTGAAGCAACTGCGCGAGGCGTTGAAGCCGGGTGGGGTGTTGTTCAGTTCCAATCCGCGAGGGGAGAATCAGGAAGGCTGGAACGGGCCGCGTTATGGCGCGTATTACGATCTTCAGGCGTGGCAGGAGTTGCTGACTGAGGCGGGTTTTGTGGAGCTGGAGCATTACTACCGGCCGGCGGGGCTGCCCCGGGAGCAGCAGCCTTGGTTGGCGAGTGTTTGGCGTAAGCCGGTGTAG
- a CDS encoding methionine ABC transporter ATP-binding protein, with translation MTAAIQRRLELPEPHNATQTELHPDLNRAHLRFIGLGKTYNGQQGPVAALHGIDLAIQHGEVFGIIGRSGAGKSSLIRTINRLEQPSSGRVLIDQVDIGEFGEDRLVALRRRIGMIFQHFNLMSAKTVWQNVELPLKVAGIPKQKREQKVRELLELVGLQGKQKAYPAQLSGGQKQRVGIARALVHDPEILLCDEATSALDPETTQSILGLLREINQRLDLTIVLITHEMAVIRDICDRVVVLEHGRIVEQGPVWEVFGNPQHEVSKTLLAPLQHGLPQELQSRLRPQPQSSDAAVVLRLQFTGSASDEPDLAALFSALGGRVRLLQGGVERIQGHALGQLLLAVTGSSLGTEELRQRAGHWAQQVEVLGYVV, from the coding sequence ATGACGGCCGCTATCCAACGGCGACTGGAACTTCCGGAGCCACATAACGCCACACAAACCGAACTGCACCCAGACCTCAATCGCGCCCACCTGCGTTTCATCGGCCTGGGCAAAACCTACAACGGCCAGCAAGGTCCGGTGGCGGCCTTGCACGGCATCGACCTGGCGATCCAGCACGGCGAAGTGTTCGGCATCATCGGCCGCAGCGGCGCCGGCAAGTCGTCGCTGATCCGCACTATCAACCGCCTCGAACAACCGAGCAGCGGGCGGGTGCTGATCGATCAGGTCGACATCGGCGAGTTCGGTGAAGACCGCCTGGTGGCGCTGCGACGGAGGATCGGCATGATCTTCCAGCACTTCAATCTGATGTCGGCCAAGACGGTTTGGCAGAACGTCGAATTGCCGCTGAAAGTCGCGGGTATCCCGAAGCAAAAGCGTGAACAGAAGGTCCGTGAACTGCTGGAACTGGTCGGCCTGCAAGGCAAGCAAAAGGCATATCCGGCGCAGCTTTCCGGCGGGCAGAAACAACGCGTCGGCATCGCCCGCGCCCTGGTGCATGACCCGGAAATTCTGCTGTGCGACGAGGCGACCTCGGCCCTTGATCCGGAGACCACGCAATCGATCCTCGGCCTGTTGCGCGAGATCAATCAACGGCTGGATTTGACCATCGTGCTGATCACTCACGAGATGGCGGTGATCCGCGATATCTGTGATCGGGTGGTGGTGTTGGAGCACGGGCGAATCGTCGAGCAAGGGCCGGTCTGGGAAGTCTTTGGCAACCCGCAACATGAGGTCAGCAAGACCTTGCTCGCACCGCTGCAACACGGTCTGCCGCAAGAGCTGCAAAGCCGCTTGCGTCCACAACCGCAGTCTTCGGATGCCGCTGTGGTGCTGCGTTTGCAATTCACCGGCAGCGCGAGCGACGAGCCAGACCTGGCGGCGCTGTTCAGCGCCCTCGGTGGCCGCGTGCGCTTGCTGCAAGGGGGCGTGGAACGGATTCAGGGGCATGCGCTCGGGCAATTGCTGCTGGCTGTGACCGGTTCGTCCCTCGGCACCGAGGAATTGCGTCAGCGCGCCGGCCACTGGGCGCAACAGGTGGAGGTGCTGGGTTATGTGGTTTGA
- a CDS encoding efflux RND transporter permease subunit, with translation MKGSFNLSEWALKHQSFVWYLMFVALLMGVFSYLNLGREEDPSFTIKTMVIQTRWPGATQEETLKQVTDRIEKKLEELDSLDYVKSYTRPGESTVFVNLLDTTSGKDIPQIWYQVRKKINDIRGDFPQGLQGPGFNDEFGDVFGSVYAFTSDGLSMRQLRDYVEQVRAEIREVPGLGKVEMIGEQDEVFYLNFSPRKLAALGIDRRQVVQSLQSQNAVTPAGVIEAGPERISVRTSGQFVSEKDLANVNLKLNDRFYRLADIANISRGYVDPATPEFRFNGQPAIGLAIAMKKGGNIQDFGKALHLRMDELTADLPVGVGVHNVSDQAEVVEEAVGGFTSALFEAVVIVLIVSFISLGVRAGLVVACSIPLVLAMVFLFMEYSGITMQRISLGALIIALGLLVDDAMITVEMMVTRLEMGETKEQAATFAYTSTAFPMLTGTLVTVAGFVPIGLNASSAGEYTFTLFAVIAVAMLVSWIVAVLFAPVLGVHILSANVKPHDEEPGRIGRAFNGGLLWAMRNRWWAIGITVALFVLSVFSMQFVQSQFFPSSDRPEILVDLNLPQNASIAETRMVVDKLEATLKGDPDIVRWSTYIGEGAIRFYLPLDQQLQNPYYAQLVIVSKGLESRTALTARLQKRLREEFVGVGSYVQALEMGPPVGRPIQYRVSGKDIDQVRKHAIALATELDKNSHIGEIIYDWNEPGKVLRIDIAQDKARQLGLSSEDVANLMNSIVVGSPVTQVDDDIYLINVVGRAEDAERGSPETLQNLQIVTPGGTSIPLLAFATVRYELEQPLVWRRDRKPTITIKAAVRDEIQPTDLVQQLQPDIDKFAASLPVGYKVATGGTVEESGKAQGPIAKVVPLMLFLMATFLMIQLHSVQKLFLVASVAPLGLIGVVLALIPTGTPMGFVAILGILALIGIIIRNSVILVTQIDSFEKSGYTPWDAVVQATEHRRRPILLTAAAASLGMIPIAREVFWGPMAYAMIGGIIIATLLTLLFLPALYVAWYKVREPKKEVQ, from the coding sequence ATGAAAGGGAGTTTCAACTTATCCGAATGGGCCCTCAAGCATCAGTCGTTTGTCTGGTATTTGATGTTCGTCGCGCTGCTGATGGGCGTGTTCTCGTACCTGAACCTGGGGCGCGAAGAAGACCCGTCGTTCACCATCAAAACCATGGTGATCCAGACCCGCTGGCCCGGCGCGACCCAGGAGGAAACCCTCAAGCAGGTCACTGACCGGATCGAGAAAAAACTCGAAGAACTCGACTCGCTCGATTACGTGAAAAGCTACACCCGCCCCGGCGAATCAACGGTTTTCGTTAACCTGCTCGATACCACCAGCGGCAAGGACATTCCGCAAATCTGGTACCAGGTGCGCAAGAAGATCAACGACATTCGCGGCGACTTCCCGCAGGGCTTGCAAGGGCCGGGTTTCAACGATGAGTTCGGCGACGTGTTCGGTTCGGTGTATGCCTTTACCTCCGACGGCCTGTCGATGCGCCAGTTGCGCGATTACGTGGAACAGGTGCGTGCCGAAATCCGTGAAGTCCCGGGCTTGGGCAAGGTCGAGATGATCGGCGAGCAGGATGAAGTCTTTTACCTGAACTTCTCCCCCCGCAAACTTGCCGCCCTCGGCATCGATCGACGCCAGGTGGTGCAGAGCCTGCAATCGCAGAACGCCGTGACCCCAGCCGGGGTGATCGAGGCCGGTCCGGAGCGGATTTCGGTGCGCACCTCAGGGCAATTCGTCTCTGAGAAAGACCTGGCCAACGTCAACCTGAAGCTTAACGATCGCTTCTACCGCCTGGCCGACATCGCCAACATCAGCCGTGGCTACGTCGACCCGGCCACCCCGGAGTTTCGCTTCAACGGCCAGCCGGCCATTGGCCTGGCGATCGCCATGAAGAAGGGCGGCAACATTCAGGACTTCGGCAAGGCACTGCACCTGCGCATGGACGAGCTGACGGCCGACCTGCCGGTGGGTGTTGGCGTGCACAACGTTTCCGACCAGGCTGAAGTGGTGGAAGAAGCGGTCGGCGGCTTCACCAGTGCGTTGTTTGAGGCGGTGGTGATTGTGCTGATCGTCAGCTTCATCAGTCTCGGCGTGCGCGCCGGGCTGGTGGTGGCGTGTTCGATTCCGTTGGTGCTGGCGATGGTCTTCCTCTTCATGGAATACAGCGGCATCACCATGCAGCGGATTTCCCTCGGTGCGCTGATCATCGCCCTCGGCCTGCTGGTGGACGACGCGATGATCACGGTGGAGATGATGGTTACGCGCCTGGAAATGGGCGAAACCAAAGAGCAAGCGGCGACCTTCGCCTACACCTCGACGGCGTTCCCGATGCTCACCGGCACGCTAGTCACCGTGGCCGGTTTCGTGCCGATCGGCTTGAACGCAAGCTCCGCCGGTGAGTACACCTTCACGCTGTTCGCGGTGATCGCGGTGGCCATGCTGGTGTCGTGGATCGTCGCCGTACTGTTCGCCCCGGTGCTCGGTGTGCATATCCTGAGCGCCAATGTGAAACCTCACGACGAAGAGCCAGGGCGCATCGGTCGGGCGTTCAATGGCGGGTTGCTCTGGGCGATGCGCAATCGCTGGTGGGCCATCGGCATCACCGTGGCGCTGTTTGTGCTCTCGGTGTTTTCCATGCAGTTCGTGCAGAGCCAGTTCTTCCCGTCCTCGGACCGCCCGGAAATTCTCGTCGACCTGAACCTGCCGCAAAACGCTTCGATCGCCGAAACCCGCATGGTCGTGGATAAGCTCGAAGCGACGCTCAAGGGCGACCCGGACATCGTGCGCTGGAGCACCTACATCGGTGAAGGGGCGATCCGTTTCTACCTGCCCCTCGACCAGCAATTGCAGAACCCGTACTACGCGCAACTGGTGATCGTCAGCAAAGGCCTGGAGTCACGCACGGCCCTGACGGCACGTCTGCAAAAGCGCCTGCGTGAAGAGTTCGTCGGTGTCGGCAGTTACGTCCAGGCCCTGGAAATGGGCCCGCCGGTGGGGCGGCCGATTCAGTACCGGGTCAGCGGCAAAGACATCGATCAGGTGCGCAAACACGCTATTGCTTTGGCCACCGAACTGGATAAGAACTCGCACATCGGCGAGATCATTTACGACTGGAACGAGCCGGGCAAAGTGCTGCGCATCGACATCGCCCAGGACAAGGCGCGGCAACTGGGGCTGTCGTCGGAAGACGTGGCGAACCTGATGAACAGCATCGTTGTCGGCTCGCCGGTGACGCAGGTCGATGACGATATCTACCTGATCAATGTGGTCGGTCGCGCCGAAGATGCCGAGCGCGGCAGCCCGGAAACGCTGCAAAACCTGCAGATCGTCACCCCCGGCGGCACCTCGATTCCGCTGTTGGCATTTGCCACGGTGCGTTATGAACTCGAACAGCCGCTGGTGTGGCGTCGCGATCGTAAACCGACCATCACCATCAAGGCTGCCGTGCGCGACGAGATTCAGCCGACCGATCTGGTGCAACAGCTGCAACCGGACATCGACAAATTCGCCGCCAGTTTGCCGGTCGGCTACAAAGTCGCCACTGGCGGTACGGTGGAGGAAAGCGGCAAGGCCCAGGGGCCGATTGCCAAAGTCGTGCCGTTGATGCTGTTTTTGATGGCGACCTTCCTGATGATCCAGTTGCACAGCGTGCAGAAGCTGTTCCTGGTGGCCAGCGTCGCGCCGCTCGGGCTGATCGGTGTGGTGCTGGCGCTGATCCCGACCGGCACGCCGATGGGCTTCGTGGCGATCCTCGGGATTCTGGCGCTGATTGGCATCATCATCCGCAACTCGGTGATTCTGGTGACCCAGATCGACTCTTTCGAGAAGAGTGGTTATACGCCGTGGGACGCGGTGGTGCAGGCCACGGAACATCGGCGCCGACCGATTTTGTTGACGGCGGCGGCAGCGAGCCTGGGGATGATCCCGATTGCCCGGGAAGTGTTCTGGGGGCCGATGGCCTACGCGATGATTGGCGGGATCATCATCGCGACGTTGCTGACGCTGCTGTTTTTGCCGGCGCTGTACGTGGCTTGGTACAAGGTTCGTGAGCCGAAGAAAGAGGTGCAGTAA
- a CDS encoding AAA family ATPase, with translation MLKTLAVANYRSINKLVIPLGRLNLITGPNGSGKSNLYRALRLLAETAQGGVVNALAREGGLDSTFWAGPENITRRMRNGEVPIEATVRHGAKRLRLGFAGEDFSYSIALGLPEPSRSAFSLDPEIKKECIWSGPFYRPASLLVDRDGPMIRARVGRGWEVLAQHTPNFDSLFDQVGSFRTSPEVMQLREFIRRWRFYDHFRSDADAPVRQPQLGTRTPVLHHDGRDLAAALQTIIEIGDPEALQAAISDAFPGARLSIEPLQGGRFAIEFYQEGLLRPLSAAELSDGTLRYLLLVAALLTPRPPTLMVLNEPETSLHPDLLPALARLIIRASEQCQVWVVSHARRLISALQQDPECNCIVLEKNFGQTGMVGQRILDEPAWYWPD, from the coding sequence ATGCTCAAAACCCTCGCGGTGGCCAATTACCGCTCGATCAATAAATTGGTGATTCCGCTTGGCCGGCTGAACCTGATCACCGGCCCCAACGGCAGCGGTAAATCAAACCTCTACCGCGCCTTGCGCCTGCTGGCGGAAACCGCTCAGGGTGGCGTGGTCAATGCGTTGGCACGCGAAGGTGGGCTGGACTCGACGTTCTGGGCCGGCCCCGAAAACATCACCCGACGCATGCGCAACGGCGAAGTCCCGATCGAGGCGACCGTACGACACGGCGCCAAACGCTTGCGCCTGGGGTTTGCCGGCGAAGATTTCAGCTACTCGATCGCGCTAGGCCTGCCAGAGCCAAGTCGTTCCGCGTTTTCTCTGGACCCGGAAATCAAAAAGGAATGCATCTGGTCCGGGCCGTTCTATCGCCCGGCCAGCCTGCTGGTGGATCGCGACGGCCCGATGATTCGCGCTCGGGTCGGTCGCGGCTGGGAAGTGCTGGCGCAGCACACGCCGAACTTCGACAGCCTGTTCGATCAGGTCGGCAGTTTTCGCACCTCGCCGGAAGTCATGCAGTTGCGTGAGTTCATCCGCCGCTGGCGCTTCTACGATCACTTTCGCAGTGACGCCGACGCGCCAGTGCGCCAACCGCAACTGGGCACCCGCACGCCGGTGCTGCACCACGACGGTCGCGACCTGGCGGCAGCCTTGCAGACCATCATCGAAATCGGCGATCCCGAGGCATTGCAGGCGGCTATCAGCGATGCCTTTCCCGGCGCGCGGCTGAGCATCGAACCGTTGCAGGGCGGACGGTTTGCGATCGAGTTTTATCAGGAAGGATTGTTGCGGCCGTTATCCGCCGCCGAGTTGTCGGACGGGACGTTGCGTTATCTGCTGCTGGTCGCGGCATTGCTGACCCCTCGCCCACCGACGTTGATGGTGTTGAACGAGCCGGAAACCAGTCTGCATCCGGACCTGCTGCCGGCGTTGGCGCGGTTGATCATTCGGGCGTCCGAGCAGTGTCAGGTGTGGGTGGTGTCTCATGCGCGGCGCTTGATCTCGGCGTTGCAGCAAGACCCGGAATGCAATTGCATTGTGCTGGAGAAGAACTTCGGCCAGACCGGGATGGTCGGGCAGCGGATACTGGATGAGCCGGCGTGGTACTGGCCGGATTAG
- a CDS encoding efflux RND transporter periplasmic adaptor subunit — protein MKRLLLLSAAALLVACSNEEAPPEPVRPVLSVEVKALNQEDLGRFAGSIQARYESNVGFRVPGRIASRNVDVGAEVQKGALLATLDPTDQQNQLRSAQGDLARVQAQLINAQANARRQQELFNRGVGAQAQLDIAQTDLKTTQASLDQARAAVDQAKDQLNYVELRTDHKAIVTAWNAEAGQVVTAGQQVVTLAQPDIKEAVIDLPDTLVDQLPADVVFQVASQLDPSITSTAVVREIEPQAQSATRTRRTRLSLTDTPPGFRLGTAISVTLSSAIKPRLELPVSALQEVDGKLRIWVVDPQTQTVAPREVSLISRTDATVVLANGVKSGERVVSAGVNSLKPGQKVKIDEGSPQ, from the coding sequence ATGAAGCGCCTGTTGCTGTTGTCCGCCGCTGCACTACTGGTCGCCTGCTCCAATGAGGAAGCGCCGCCAGAACCGGTTCGGCCGGTGTTGTCCGTGGAGGTGAAAGCGCTCAATCAAGAAGACCTCGGCCGGTTTGCCGGCAGCATTCAGGCCCGTTACGAAAGCAACGTCGGTTTCCGGGTGCCGGGGCGTATCGCCAGCCGTAACGTCGATGTCGGTGCCGAAGTGCAGAAGGGCGCCTTGCTTGCCACCCTTGATCCCACCGATCAACAGAACCAGTTGCGCTCCGCTCAAGGTGATCTGGCACGGGTGCAGGCGCAGCTCATCAACGCTCAGGCCAACGCCCGGCGTCAGCAGGAGTTGTTCAATCGCGGAGTCGGCGCCCAGGCGCAACTGGACATCGCCCAGACCGATCTTAAAACCACCCAGGCCTCCCTCGATCAAGCCAGGGCCGCAGTCGATCAGGCGAAAGATCAACTCAACTACGTCGAGCTGCGCACCGATCACAAAGCCATCGTCACCGCGTGGAACGCTGAAGCCGGGCAGGTGGTGACGGCCGGCCAGCAAGTGGTGACCCTGGCGCAGCCGGACATCAAGGAAGCGGTGATCGATTTGCCCGACACCCTGGTCGATCAATTGCCTGCCGATGTGGTGTTTCAGGTCGCCTCGCAACTGGACCCGAGTATCACCAGCACCGCCGTCGTGCGTGAAATCGAGCCCCAGGCCCAAAGTGCGACCCGTACCCGTCGCACCCGCCTGAGCCTGACCGATACACCGCCAGGCTTTCGCCTCGGCACGGCGATCAGCGTGACCCTGAGCTCCGCGATCAAGCCACGCCTCGAACTGCCGGTGAGCGCGCTGCAGGAAGTCGATGGAAAGTTGCGGATCTGGGTCGTTGATCCGCAGACGCAAACCGTTGCGCCACGGGAGGTCAGCCTGATAAGCCGGACCGATGCCACGGTGGTCCTGGCTAACGGCGTGAAGTCCGGCGAGCGGGTGGTCAGTGCTGGTGTGAACAGCCTCAAACCGGGGCAGAAAGTGAAAATCGATGAGGGCAGCCCGCAATGA
- a CDS encoding efflux RND transporter periplasmic adaptor subunit, with protein sequence MAGPGLKLMVGLSLIALLTACGDKKPVEKDRPRVFVQEVKPSDYAAAVTLTGDVQARVQTELSFRVGGKIIQRMVDVGDRVSAKQVLARLDPKDLQTNVDSAQAQVVAEQARVKQTAAAFVRQQKLLPKGYTSQSEYDSAQAALRSSQSALTAAQAQLANARDQLSYTALIADAPGVITARQAEVGQVVQATVPIFSLARDGERDAVFNVYESLLAEPPSDRSIVVSLLENPKIKTTGTVREVTPAVSAQTGTVQVKVTLDSLPEGMQLGSVVSATAKPVGKTAVELPWSALTKNLSDPAVWLVDAEGKAQLHTVTVGRYLTGKVIVSAGLSGGEKVVTAGGQLLHPGVKVEIVENTYKTPTTGAQP encoded by the coding sequence ATGGCGGGTCCCGGATTGAAATTAATGGTTGGCCTGAGCCTAATCGCCTTGCTGACCGCCTGTGGCGATAAAAAGCCCGTCGAGAAGGACCGCCCGCGAGTCTTCGTGCAAGAGGTCAAGCCATCGGATTACGCCGCCGCGGTGACCCTCACCGGCGACGTCCAGGCGCGAGTTCAAACCGAATTGTCGTTCCGCGTGGGCGGCAAGATCATCCAGCGTATGGTCGATGTCGGTGACCGGGTTTCGGCCAAACAAGTGCTGGCCAGACTCGACCCGAAAGACCTGCAAACCAATGTCGACTCGGCCCAGGCCCAGGTCGTTGCCGAACAGGCCAGGGTCAAACAAACCGCCGCCGCCTTCGTTCGCCAACAAAAACTCCTGCCCAAGGGCTACACCAGCCAGAGCGAATACGACTCCGCCCAAGCCGCCTTGCGCAGCAGCCAGAGCGCGCTGACCGCTGCTCAGGCGCAGTTGGCCAACGCCCGTGATCAACTGAGCTACACCGCGTTGATTGCCGATGCGCCAGGCGTGATTACCGCGCGCCAGGCCGAAGTTGGCCAAGTGGTGCAAGCCACGGTGCCGATTTTCAGCCTGGCCCGGGATGGTGAACGTGACGCGGTGTTCAACGTTTACGAATCGCTGCTGGCCGAGCCGCCGTCGGATAGATCGATTGTGGTCAGTCTGCTCGAGAATCCGAAGATCAAGACCACGGGCACCGTTCGGGAAGTCACGCCGGCAGTGTCCGCGCAGACCGGCACGGTACAAGTCAAAGTCACCCTGGACAGTCTTCCCGAGGGCATGCAGCTCGGCTCGGTAGTGAGCGCCACCGCCAAGCCAGTCGGCAAAACCGCGGTAGAACTGCCTTGGTCGGCCCTGACCAAAAACCTCAGTGACCCGGCCGTTTGGCTGGTGGACGCCGAGGGCAAGGCGCAGTTGCATACGGTCACGGTCGGCCGTTATCTGACCGGCAAAGTCATTGTCAGCGCCGGCCTCAGCGGTGGCGAAAAAGTCGTCACCGCAGGCGGCCAATTACTGCATCCGGGCGTGAAGGTGGAGATCGTCGAAAACACCTATAAGACGCCAACGACAGGAGCCCAGCCATGA